The genome window CGCGCCGCCGGCCGCCGACGCTATTTCCCGGATTCCCGGAGCGCCCGCAGCACGTTCTCGGGGCTCAGCGGGAGCCTGCGCACGCGCACGCCGGTGGCGTTGTAGATGGCGTTGGCGATGCAGGCCATGGGCGGCACCGAGCCTATCTCGCCCGCGCCCTTGGTGCCGTAGGGGCCGGCGCCGGGATAGCCCGACACGGTGATGGCCTCGATGCGCGGCAGCATGTTGATGGTCGGCATCA of Deltaproteobacteria bacterium contains these proteins:
- a CDS encoding nicotinate dehydrogenase medium molybdopterin subunit, translating into MPTINMLPRIEAITVSGYPGAGPYGTKGAGEIGSVPPMACIANAIYNATGVRVRRLPLSPENVLRALRESGK